In one window of Terriglobales bacterium DNA:
- a CDS encoding aspartate carbamoyltransferase catalytic subunit, whose protein sequence is MDIESLSDADIQFLLKNAARFANVSPKTAPLIRRHVALLFYEASTRTRCSFELAAKSLGASTTLVSPAASSIEKGESLIDTGLTLAAMGAECIVIRHPSSGAPHLLARELQIPIVNAGDGMHEHPSQALLDCYTILQHRRSLKDLRLLLVGDIYHSRVARSNALLLSRLGAHVTFCGPPALLPDVAETIAPGVRVTRAFDAALPEADVIMMLRVQKERLAGLQLSVDDYVRDYQLTPERLALAPRDALVMHPGPMVRGMELTSDVADNARSLVLEQVRNGVAVRRAILLRALGGGR, encoded by the coding sequence CTGGACATCGAGTCTCTGAGCGATGCCGATATCCAGTTCTTATTGAAGAATGCCGCTCGGTTCGCGAATGTCAGTCCCAAAACAGCACCGCTAATCAGACGCCACGTGGCCCTACTCTTTTACGAGGCCAGCACGCGCACCCGCTGCTCCTTCGAACTCGCGGCCAAATCCCTTGGAGCATCGACCACTTTGGTGAGCCCGGCGGCTTCGAGTATCGAGAAAGGTGAATCGCTCATCGATACGGGACTCACACTGGCCGCGATGGGCGCCGAGTGCATTGTGATCCGTCATCCCTCTTCCGGCGCACCGCATTTGCTGGCTCGAGAGTTGCAGATTCCGATCGTCAACGCCGGAGACGGGATGCACGAGCATCCTTCGCAGGCGCTGCTCGACTGCTACACCATCCTCCAGCATCGTCGGTCCCTGAAAGACTTGCGCCTATTGCTGGTCGGGGATATCTACCACAGCCGCGTTGCGCGCTCGAACGCACTGCTGCTGTCGCGCTTAGGAGCGCATGTGACTTTTTGCGGGCCTCCTGCGCTGCTGCCCGATGTCGCAGAAACGATTGCACCAGGCGTGCGTGTCACGCGCGCTTTCGACGCCGCGTTGCCTGAAGCAGACGTGATCATGATGTTGCGCGTGCAGAAGGAGAGGCTAGCTGGATTGCAGCTTTCCGTTGACGACTACGTGCGCGATTATCAACTCACGCCGGAGCGATTGGCGCTCGCTCCTCGCGATGCGCTCGTCATGCATCCAGGTCCGATGGTGCGCGGTATGGAGTTGACCAGCGATGTAGCCGATAATGCCCGTTCGCTCGTCCTCGAACAGGTGCGAAATGGCGTTGCCGTACGGCGCGCGATTCTGCTGCGTGCCCTTGGAGGTGGCCGATGA
- a CDS encoding dihydroorotase produces MKPRAHPPDSILIAGGTLIDGSGSKPALRDILIEEGRIRAIEVPGKIPRADHSIIDAKNLIIAPGFIDLHVHLREPGQSYKETIATGTAAAAAGGFTTVCPMPNTVPVNDTPEITRWMQAPERRACVKVRPIAAATVGSNGEKLTDYPELVEAGAVAVTDDGRPILGDDIMRDALKAAHKLAIPVIQHAEDTRMTHGGVMHAGPTSFRLGLRGINAHSEACIVGRDINLAAEIGAHVHIAHLSTKEAVEYVRTAKEKGVHVTCEVTPHHLLLTDEEVGDYDTNCKMNPPLRSEADREAMWDRLRDGTIDCIATDHAPHAAHEKTQEFDRAPFGITGLETALPIALMVAGGDASMAVQWLTSKPAEVMGWQDAGRVVVGGVADLTIFDPEEEWVFTAELSKSKSKNSPFIGKNLCGRVRYTFVDGRLVYAR; encoded by the coding sequence ATGAAGCCGCGCGCACACCCTCCCGATTCCATTCTGATTGCCGGCGGAACGCTGATCGACGGCTCGGGCTCCAAGCCTGCACTTAGGGACATCCTGATAGAAGAAGGACGCATTCGCGCGATCGAGGTTCCAGGCAAAATTCCCCGAGCGGATCACTCGATCATTGATGCAAAGAACCTCATCATCGCGCCCGGATTTATCGATCTTCATGTGCACCTCCGCGAGCCGGGGCAGAGCTACAAAGAGACGATCGCCACCGGCACCGCCGCCGCAGCGGCAGGCGGATTTACAACTGTCTGCCCAATGCCGAACACCGTGCCAGTGAACGACACACCTGAGATCACGCGCTGGATGCAGGCGCCGGAACGGCGTGCGTGTGTAAAGGTTCGTCCGATCGCAGCAGCAACGGTTGGTAGCAATGGCGAAAAGCTCACCGATTATCCGGAATTGGTGGAAGCCGGCGCCGTGGCAGTAACTGATGACGGTCGTCCCATTTTGGGAGACGACATTATGCGCGATGCTCTCAAAGCTGCACACAAACTGGCGATTCCTGTCATCCAGCACGCGGAAGACACGCGCATGACTCACGGTGGCGTAATGCACGCGGGGCCGACATCGTTTCGACTTGGATTGCGCGGCATTAACGCTCATTCAGAGGCCTGCATCGTAGGGCGCGACATCAATTTGGCCGCTGAAATCGGCGCGCACGTACACATCGCACACCTATCGACAAAGGAGGCAGTCGAGTATGTGCGGACTGCAAAAGAAAAAGGAGTTCACGTCACCTGCGAGGTCACGCCGCATCATTTGCTGCTCACCGATGAAGAGGTCGGCGACTACGACACGAATTGCAAGATGAATCCGCCGCTGCGCAGTGAAGCCGACCGCGAGGCGATGTGGGACCGCCTGCGCGATGGCACCATCGACTGCATTGCCACGGATCATGCGCCTCACGCGGCTCACGAGAAAACCCAGGAATTCGATCGCGCTCCCTTCGGAATCACGGGCCTTGAAACCGCCTTGCCGATCGCGCTCATGGTTGCAGGCGGCGATGCGAGCATGGCTGTTCAATGGCTCACGTCGAAACCTGCAGAGGTAATGGGCTGGCAAGACGCAGGTCGGGTGGTCGTAGGCGGCGTAGCCGATCTCACCATCTTCGATCCTGAAGAAGAGTGGGTCTTCACCGCGGAGCTCTCAAAATCCAAATCAAAGAACTCCCCCTTCATCGGCAAGAACCTCTGCGGACGCGTGCGCTACACGTTTGTCGATGGGCGGCTGGTGTACGCGCGCTAA
- a CDS encoding methylmalonyl-CoA mutase family protein, producing MTPDKKKIVAESPIQDVFENRHPSPSEIEWAEKTLAPALEKSPERPIGAASGVNLDEHGNARFTTISGMPVRRLYTQADLPEDWSTETYLGHPGEVPYTRGIHASGYRGKLWTMRQFSGFASPEETNQRYKYLLAHGGGGLSVAFDLPTLMGFDSDAAESEGEVGKCGVAIDSLEDMEILFNDIDLEKTTVSMTINSPASVLWAMYLVVAEKQGADWKKISGTIQNDILKEYIAQKEYIFPPAPSMRLVVDTFEFGTHFTPKFNTISISGYHIREAGSTALQELAFTIYDGVEYVEWARRRGLNVDEFGPRLSFFFNSHNDFFEEIAKFRASRKIWYRLMKDRFGAQNARTWLMRFHTQTAGVSLTAQQPMNNIARVAIQALAAVLGGTQSLHTDSYDEALALPTEDAARIALRTQQVIAYESGVAQTVDPLGGSYFVEKFTLDMEQGAFDYFDKLDAMGGMVKAIERGYPQKEIAEAAYQYQRAVENKEKIIVGANDFVIEEKLPEILYIDYEKVADHQTRKLNALKLSRSNDEVQRRLEALKKAAAQQPVVKTDGKMSNANTMPYIIDAVRAYATVGEICNALREVYGVYEEVSIT from the coding sequence ATGACTCCCGATAAAAAGAAAATCGTCGCTGAATCGCCGATTCAGGATGTATTTGAGAATCGGCATCCGTCTCCGTCCGAAATCGAATGGGCTGAGAAGACGCTGGCTCCGGCACTGGAGAAATCTCCGGAGCGGCCAATCGGCGCGGCTTCAGGCGTGAATCTCGATGAGCACGGCAATGCCCGCTTCACTACCATTTCGGGAATGCCGGTTCGCCGTCTCTATACGCAGGCTGATCTTCCTGAAGACTGGAGCACTGAGACATACCTTGGACATCCGGGCGAAGTGCCTTACACGCGCGGCATTCACGCATCCGGCTATCGCGGCAAGCTCTGGACGATGCGCCAGTTCTCCGGCTTTGCTTCGCCGGAGGAGACGAATCAACGCTACAAGTATCTGCTCGCTCACGGCGGAGGCGGGCTTTCCGTCGCGTTCGACCTGCCCACGCTGATGGGTTTCGACTCCGATGCTGCCGAGAGCGAAGGCGAAGTTGGCAAGTGCGGTGTTGCGATTGATTCGCTGGAGGACATGGAGATCCTCTTCAACGACATCGATCTCGAAAAGACTACGGTCTCGATGACGATCAACTCGCCTGCTTCGGTCCTGTGGGCGATGTATCTCGTCGTCGCGGAGAAGCAAGGCGCGGACTGGAAGAAGATTTCCGGAACGATTCAGAATGACATTTTGAAGGAATACATAGCGCAGAAGGAGTACATTTTCCCTCCTGCTCCCTCGATGCGGTTGGTAGTTGACACCTTCGAGTTCGGGACTCACTTCACGCCGAAGTTCAACACCATTTCGATCAGCGGATACCACATCCGCGAGGCCGGTTCGACTGCGCTGCAGGAGCTGGCATTCACGATCTATGACGGAGTTGAGTATGTGGAATGGGCTCGCCGTCGCGGATTGAACGTCGATGAATTCGGCCCGCGGCTAAGCTTCTTCTTCAATTCCCATAACGACTTCTTTGAGGAGATCGCGAAGTTCCGTGCCTCGCGCAAGATCTGGTACCGGCTGATGAAAGACCGCTTCGGCGCGCAGAATGCACGCACGTGGCTGATGCGCTTCCACACGCAGACCGCCGGCGTCTCGCTCACGGCGCAGCAGCCGATGAACAACATCGCGCGGGTAGCCATCCAGGCGCTTGCCGCCGTGCTCGGCGGAACACAGTCGCTGCATACGGACAGCTACGACGAAGCGTTGGCACTCCCCACCGAAGATGCGGCACGCATCGCCCTGCGCACCCAGCAAGTGATCGCCTATGAGTCAGGCGTTGCGCAAACGGTCGATCCGCTTGGTGGCTCGTATTTCGTCGAGAAGTTTACGCTCGATATGGAGCAGGGCGCGTTCGATTACTTCGACAAGCTCGACGCCATGGGCGGAATGGTGAAAGCCATCGAGCGCGGCTATCCGCAGAAGGAGATCGCAGAAGCCGCTTATCAATATCAGCGCGCGGTCGAGAACAAAGAAAAGATCATCGTCGGCGCCAACGATTTCGTGATCGAAGAGAAATTGCCCGAGATTCTCTACATCGACTACGAGAAAGTAGCCGATCACCAGACGCGCAAACTCAACGCATTGAAATTGAGCCGATCAAACGACGAAGTTCAGCGCCGCCTCGAAGCGCTGAAGAAAGCCGCGGCACAACAGCCTGTCGTCAAGACCGACGGCAAAATGTCCAACGCGAACACCATGCCCTACATCATCGACGCTGTGCGCGCCTATGCAACGGTCGGCGAGATCTGCAACGCGCTACGCGAAGTATATGGGGTCTACGAAGAAGTAAGCATCACATAA
- a CDS encoding MoxR family ATPase: MAHQALQTEPASLHERAQRLESTLRSIIRGSDEVVRLALVAVFAKGHLLIEGVPGVGKTTLGHTLARALDCIFQRVQFTSDMLPSDLLGTSIYSAAEERFEFKPGPVFTNVLLADEINRTTPKTQSALLEVMNEGQVTVDGQAREVPRPFLVIATQNPVEHHGTYPLPESQLDRFLLRVQMTYPAHESEREILRAEAGAARLDEVRPVLGAGDVLEMQEQVKQIRVDESLVNYMLEIVKRTRESEQLSLGVSPRGSLMLYRAAQAMAFVEGRSFTTPHDFKRLAVPVFAHRVVVNARYSSNLKASEQAERILAEIVDGVSVPS; encoded by the coding sequence ATGGCTCACCAGGCCCTGCAAACCGAACCGGCATCGCTCCACGAGCGCGCACAGCGGCTTGAAAGCACGCTGCGTTCGATCATCCGCGGCAGCGACGAAGTGGTACGCCTGGCGCTGGTGGCTGTTTTTGCTAAGGGGCACTTGCTGATCGAAGGCGTTCCCGGAGTGGGAAAAACCACGCTCGGCCATACGCTCGCGCGAGCCCTCGATTGCATCTTCCAGCGGGTCCAGTTCACCAGTGACATGCTGCCCAGCGATCTTCTCGGCACTTCGATCTACTCCGCTGCTGAAGAACGTTTTGAATTTAAGCCTGGACCGGTGTTCACTAACGTACTGCTCGCAGATGAAATCAATCGCACGACTCCAAAAACGCAATCTGCGCTGCTTGAGGTGATGAACGAAGGTCAGGTCACGGTGGATGGACAGGCCCGCGAAGTTCCGCGTCCCTTCTTGGTAATTGCCACACAGAATCCTGTAGAACACCACGGAACGTATCCTCTGCCGGAATCTCAACTCGACCGTTTTCTGCTGCGCGTACAGATGACCTATCCGGCGCACGAAAGCGAGCGGGAGATTCTCCGCGCAGAAGCTGGAGCCGCGCGTCTGGATGAAGTCCGGCCGGTTCTTGGTGCCGGGGACGTGCTCGAGATGCAGGAGCAGGTAAAACAGATTCGCGTCGATGAATCGCTCGTGAACTACATGCTCGAGATCGTGAAGCGAACCCGCGAATCCGAGCAGCTGTCCCTGGGGGTGTCCCCGCGTGGTTCGCTCATGCTGTATCGTGCGGCCCAAGCCATGGCTTTTGTCGAAGGTCGTAGCTTTACCACTCCGCACGACTTCAAACGTCTCGCAGTTCCCGTGTTTGCACATCGTGTGGTAGTAAACGCACGCTATAGCTCGAATCTCAAGGCGTCCGAGCAGGCCGAGCGCATTCTGGCAGAGATCGTAGACGGCGTCTCTGTCCCGTCTTAG
- a CDS encoding DUF4149 domain-containing protein: MRSFARFLIILALVVWVGGIIFFSAVVAPALFSILPKPELAAGVVGVSLTALHLIGLVCGVVLFVLTFLIRPGKVRAVRTLVGFMILLTAISQFVVIPQMQRIRDLVGGSIEALPPKDAGRAAFDRLHQFSVGLEGATLVAGLVVIGLISQDLKEDARP; the protein is encoded by the coding sequence ATGCGCTCGTTTGCACGTTTCCTGATCATTTTGGCTCTGGTGGTCTGGGTAGGCGGCATCATCTTCTTTTCCGCCGTGGTTGCGCCGGCTCTCTTCTCGATCTTGCCGAAACCTGAGCTCGCGGCTGGCGTAGTCGGTGTGTCACTTACGGCGTTGCACCTGATCGGCCTTGTTTGTGGTGTTGTTCTATTCGTGCTTACGTTTCTCATTCGCCCCGGAAAAGTGCGGGCGGTTCGAACGCTGGTGGGATTCATGATCCTGCTGACGGCGATCTCGCAGTTTGTGGTGATACCGCAGATGCAGCGCATTCGCGACCTCGTCGGCGGCTCCATTGAGGCACTTCCGCCGAAAGACGCGGGGCGTGCCGCCTTTGATCGTCTGCACCAGTTCTCCGTTGGGCTCGAGGGAGCTACGCTCGTGGCCGGCCTGGTTGTAATTGGATTGATCTCTCAAGACCTGAAAGAAGACGCTCGTCCCTGA
- a CDS encoding ATP-binding cassette domain-containing protein has translation MPQALVEIRELTKVYTRSGGVFSRADEEIRAVNGVSLDIFAGETLGLVGESGCGKTTLGRMVLRLIEPTSGSVRFDGQDVLGASHSEMRKLRRDMQIVFQDPFASLNPRMHVFDIVREPWSIHGGPDHNGTAPPRVRAAELLQAVGLDESALDRFPHEFSGGQRQRIGIARALALNPRFVVLDEPVSALDVSVGAQIVNLLAKLQREFGLTYLFISHSMPVVRYLSTRIAVMRRGVIVELGDAEQITSAPRHEYTKTLLAATPEVEAF, from the coding sequence ATGCCGCAGGCGCTGGTCGAGATTCGGGAACTCACGAAGGTTTACACCCGCAGCGGCGGCGTGTTCAGCCGGGCTGACGAAGAGATACGGGCGGTGAATGGTGTCTCTCTCGATATCTTTGCCGGAGAGACTTTGGGTCTGGTTGGCGAATCCGGATGCGGCAAAACCACCTTGGGACGAATGGTTTTACGGCTGATCGAGCCGACCTCGGGATCAGTGCGATTCGATGGGCAGGACGTTCTCGGCGCGTCACATTCGGAAATGCGCAAGCTGCGCCGAGACATGCAAATCGTTTTTCAAGATCCGTTTGCCTCGCTCAACCCGCGCATGCATGTGTTCGATATCGTGCGCGAACCCTGGAGCATTCACGGCGGACCGGACCACAATGGAACTGCACCGCCGCGCGTTCGTGCCGCCGAACTCTTGCAAGCCGTTGGACTCGACGAGAGCGCGCTCGATCGCTTTCCTCATGAGTTCTCAGGCGGACAAAGGCAGCGCATCGGCATCGCGCGCGCACTGGCGCTGAACCCGAGGTTCGTGGTGCTCGATGAGCCTGTCTCTGCACTCGATGTAAGCGTCGGCGCGCAGATCGTCAACCTGCTGGCAAAGCTGCAGCGGGAATTCGGGCTGACGTACCTGTTCATCTCGCATTCGATGCCCGTTGTGCGCTATCTCTCAACGCGAATCGCTGTCATGCGCAGGGGTGTGATCGTGGAGCTCGGAGATGCGGAGCAGATCACTTCCGCTCCGCGTCACGAGTACACAAAAACTTTGCTTGCGGCGACTCCGGAAGTAGAAGCGTTCTGA